From the genome of Flavobacterium sediminis:
TGCGGCTTTTGTTCTCAATATTTGAAGCAGTATTATTTGTTGTTCTGTAGAACAGATCGTTTCTATAACTATTACTTCTCATGGAATTGTTAAAAGTAACGTTTTCACTTTGAGCAGTTCCGGAATGATTCATCAAAACAAAGAAACCTTGTCCCGCAGCTATATTTCCGTCAAATGTAGGTGTAGATGCTCCTAAATAATTATAAGTGACATAATCGGCAACTGTATAATTTTGTACATAATTTTGATAAAAAGGATCTACAGTTGAAGATGAGGGTAACGTGCCGTGTGTCCATAATTTAATGAATCCGGCAATATTTGTGTTTACAGCTAAGAAACTGTTTGCATTTAATGCTGATGGATATGGATTTCCTAGTAAGTTCCAGTTGTCATCATCTTTAGTTGCTAAAGTTGTAGAAACACCTGTACTGTAATCTGCACCATCATAGGCACCTCTCTCAATAGGGGATGTAAGATCTCCGTTATTTGGAACACCTGTGAAATCAGCTGTGAAATTTTGAAGAGAAGTAGTGTAATTGTCGGGGCCTCTTACGATATATCCTTTTCCGGTAACCATATTTTCACTTGTTAGCGACCAGTTTCCGAATCCGTTTAAATTAGAAACAATAGTCGGTAGCCACTTGTACTTAGAACCAATTGTTCCGGGAGAAACATTATTTAAACCGAAATTAGCTACAGGAGAACCCCAGTATACATAATCTAATTTTCGGATCATAACATCTCTTTTCATTGAAATATCTCCGGTATTAGCAATATTATCTATTTGAACTAAACTAGACGCGTTTTCTAAATTGAACATACCACCGGCTTCTACATTAACCCATTCTTTGACAGTTATAGTATTGTTTGTCAGGTTGTCTAAATCTCCCGTACTTTTAACTGTTAAATTTTTAGCAAAAGCATCATAGTTACTACCGTCAATAATTGCTGTATCAGGAATAATCACACAATTGTCAATAGTTGGCACACCAACAGGGGACCAGTTGTTTGAATCGCTCCAATTAGTTCCGTTTATTCCTTTCCATATTTTTGAATTGTTAGTAATCGTGATATCATTACTAGCATAACAACCGTTAGAAAGAACGGCACTTACTGTAAAAGTGTAAGAGCTTTGTTCCAGTTGGGCAAGTGTTGGTTTTATATAAACTGTTACAGCAGGGGTACCGCTTGTGTAAGAAACTGTACAAGCTGCATCTTGATAAGCGTCTATAGGTAAAGCACTAACCCAATCGAAAGCGGTGTTTAATGGTCTGGTTCCGAAAAGTTTAATGTCGTCTACAGCAGCACCATCGCACCAAGAACTTGTGTAGTAACGAATTCTGATTTTTAAGTTGGGTTGGTTAATATATGCTGATAAATCATAGTTCAGGTCAGCAAATCGGGTACCGATCCCTTGATCTGTAATGATATTACCGTTAACTGTATTCCACGAAGTACCTCCATTTGTAGAAACTTGTACTTGCATATATTCAATACTATCATAAGTTGTATTACCGTCAGGGAAATATCTGGAGTAGTACATTCTGAATGTTAAACTAAGATCTAAAAATGTAGAAGAATCAACTGTAGGAGAAACCAGAACATTATCAACAGTGTAATAACTACCGCCATTCATTCCGATGTCGGATGTAACAAAAGCAAAGTGATTTGGACCGAAGCCTGAAGAAACTGCAGGATACCATGTTTGTCCGTTAGGGATATAAGTGCTGGTATGATTTTGCCAGGCAGTCTGACTGTTTACGGCAGCATTACTTACTAAAAAAGAGTTGTTGAATACGCCAAGACCTCCTGATTCGAAATCTTCGTCTATCAGATAAACTACTTCAGTATCACCGCTGGCAGTTAATGATATAATTTCATTTTCTCCGCAAACCTGAGGGTTATTAGGCGTAAATGTCAGTGTCGGAAGAGGGTTAATATTTGCGATGACTTCAGTTCTCACTAAAGATTCACAACTTCCGTTATAAGCCGTTACCCAATATGAAGTTGTAGAGGATATACTTGGGGTCGTCCAACTACCACTAGCTGTAGTAGCTATAGGAGTCCCTCCGGTTTCGTTTGCATACCATCTGTATTCTGTTGTTCCGGTACTACCTGTAACACTCAAATCAACTGTTCCGCTACCACATATTGTTCCGTTTGTAACAGAAGTGATGTAGGCGCCACAACTAGAGATCACAGTAAATAAATAATCTTCCGCTTCTCCATATTCATAGGCTCCTATCGAGGAGTTGTAATCAAATGTTTCACAAGAATCAAAATCGTATGAATAAGACTCTGTCGGATTTCCAGGAGGTCCGTAAAAACTGTTATAAATTCGAATTCTGATGCGATAATTTCCAGGTATAGTTGTAGGGGGGATCACAAAACCAAATGTAGTAGTTAAGGTTGCCGCATTGGAGTCGTAAACTTCTTCATTAGCATCGGCAAAGTCTCCGTCTTTGTTCCAGTCCACCCAAGCTTTCCATCTACCTCTTGAATTTGCTTCAACAGATACATTTACCCCTTCTCCTTGTGCCTGTATTGTATAGGGGGTTAACGAAGTAAAATCCTGATAACCTGGTGTTCCGGCATTAGTTCCGTTATTTAAATTAAATGTGTCATTTAGAGTACCTAAAAAGCTTACATCATCAATATATCTTGTTGTAATAGTATTAGTAGTTGAAGGTGTGCAGTAAGTCGGTAGGGTGGAAGTTGTAGTAGTATTTCCACTTAAAGGACTTGGAGTGTAATAAAGCGGACCATTCAAACAAATGCCATTAAATGAAAATACGAAAACATAATATTGCGTATTAATATCAAGGCCACCTATTGTAAAAGTAGTATTACTGTCATTATCAGCAACAATGCTACCATTAATAGAATTTCCTATAGTATAGGCCGTATTGTCAACAGGTGTTGGAACTGTTCCGGTTGTATTAAATACAACCAAATAACTATCAGGAGCCGGAGAGGCAGCTGTAAAAGAGCCACTGATAGACGTTCCAGAAGGCGTTAGTACAAGGCCTGTTGGTTGAGCGGTAGGCGTTGTACAGCTAGGAGCAGCTGCAATAGTTACATCATAGTCTTCAACTTGTCCGTAATTGCTTGTAGCACTACACGGATTAGAAGGGTCAGATGAAAATTGATAAATAACTCTCATTCTGGTTGTACCGGTCAATGCTGTTATAGGAGTTGCAATAGGAGCAGAAACTGTAGTTTGTGTATCTGTGGTTGCATTTATGACGCCCACATAGTAGGATTCGTCACTATCATTAAAATCTCCATCTTGATTCCAATCGAAATAAGCTCTGATATGGAAAGTGTTTGCACCATATGTTCTTCCGGTTATACTAATGGTATTGGTTTGACCTTGTGTTACTGACGCGGTATTACAATACGAATAAAATGTATTTTCAGCATTTACACCAACATTTCCGGAGTTGTTGTTAATGCCTGCATACGTTACATTAGTCATGGAAATACTGTATAGGTATGATGGAATACAGTAAGGATAAGTATATGTGATCTGTATCTGTCCTCTGGCTCCTGTACCCCGGCTCTGTTACCAGCACCACCGTTAGCTCTTTCGCCTCCACCCGCACCGGCCCCCGGGGTGTTACCATTACCTCCTGTACTGTTAGATCCTCCGATTCCTCCGGCACCACCATTAGGAGCGTTACCGCCATTTCCTCCGGTAGCACCACCTGCGAAACCGGGATTTCCGTTTGTATTAACAGTTCCGCCACTGGCATTTCCTCCGTTTCCAACAGCACCGGAATTTCCGGCACCTCCAGATCCTCCACCGGCAATCATTCCAAGAATGGTTGTACTTCCGCCAGTACCTCCTGTACCGCCATTAGAGTTTCCGGCAGTTCCACCTGCACCAATTGTGTAATTGATTACTTGGTTAGGCGCTACAGAAAAGGTGTTTTCAGTATAAGCACCGGATCCTCCACCGGATCCTCCGCTTGCATTGACATTTGATCCTCCGCCACCGCCACCGGCACCCCATGCCTTGACAGTGATAGATTGAATTCCACACGGAACAGTCCATGTTCCGTTACCGGTCGTAGTTAAATTAACTGTTGTTTGGCTGTAAGTTGTTACAGCAAAAAAGAAGAGTAGAAGAGTTAGGACTCTTTTGTAAAAATCTCTTTCTTTTGGTAATAGCAGCGATAAGTATTTCTCATTCATAACATTTTGAGATTTTTTAAGAATTAATTAACAAAAGTATATTAATTATTATGAAAAATGTTGTGAAATGAGTTAATTGTTAATAAAAAAACCGGGATATCCCGGTTTTTTTATTATTAAAGTTATTTTATTGTTAAAAGATTATTTTTTTAGATTTTTTATTTCCGTCTTCAGTCTCTATTGTGACAATTAAAGGGTTGTTACTTTTTGTTAGACTATTGATAGTGATGCTCTGTTTGTTAGAAAATTCATTCTTTCTAAATAAGAGTCTTCCTAAAACGTCATGGATAGTAATAGATTTGATATTCTGACTTGATTCAATTATAATGTTTTCGTTTGAATAAACATTCAAATAATTATTGTTTGAGAAAGAATTTGTATCTAATGCTTGATCAGTATAACGTAAAATAAACCTATTGTTAAAAGTACCGGTAGAACTAGTGAAGTTGTACGGACTATATCTCAAGTCGTGGATGATGTCTAAATTCAAGTCTTCCAAATAGATTTCCTGTGCTGTATCTTCAAAAAGTCCTTCAACTGCGCCAATAGCGATTGTGTAGTTTCCGCTTTGAGGAATTTTAACTCCAAGAGGAACTGTATCATTATTGTTGAAAGGTGCGAACTTACCTTGGATAGTCATAGTTTCATCACCAATTAAGGAATAGAAATTTAAAGCTAACTTTTTATTTGCAATAGCGTCAAACAATCGATCTCTACTATTTGTTGCATTATTGATATAACCAACTAAAGTTCTGATGTTTTCTCCGTTTGGTTCTATCAGATCTAACCAAATTTTACCTTCGGTAGCTGAATTAATACTGTTTTTATTATTGTTAGAATTTCTAAAAAATTGGCTATTATCATAAGCAGGAGCTCTCATTGAATTTGTAAAAATAACATTTTCACTTGGAGTAGTTCCTGAATGATTCATCAAGATAAAGAAACCTTGTCCGGCAGCAATATAACCTCCGAAAACGCCGGGACCTGAGGATGTTCCTGTACTATTATAAGTAATATAGTCACCGGTCGAGTAATTATATGTGTAGTCTTGATAATATGGATCAATAGTAGCTGAACTAGGCAATGTTCCGTGAGTCCAAAGTTTGATGAAACCATCAATATTCGGATTGGCAGTTAAGAAGCTAATAGCGTCAATTGAAGAAGGATATGGGTTTCCTACTAGATTCCAGTTATCATCTTCTTTTGTAGCTAAGGTGGTAGAGTTACCTGTGTTATAATCTGCTCCGTCATAACTTCCTCTGGCAATAGGCATAGTTAGGTCTCCGTTGTTTGGGGTTCCGTTGAAATTAGCTGTAAATGTTTGTAATGTTGAATTGTAATTATCTGGTCCTCTTACAATATATCCTTTACCGATAGCCATGCTTTCTGAAGTAGAGGTCCAGTTACCATATTCGTTAAGATTTGAAGCTATAGTAGGAAT
Proteins encoded in this window:
- a CDS encoding glycine-rich domain-containing protein; this translates as MNEKYLSLLLPKERDFYKRVLTLLLFFFAVTTYSQTTVNLTTTGNGTWTVPCGIQSITVKAWGAGGGGGGSNVNASGGSGGGSGAYTENTFSVAPNQVINYTIGAGGTAGNSNGGTGGTGGSTTILGMIAGGGSGGAGNSGAVGNGGNASGGTVNTNGNPGFAGGATGGNGGNAPNGGAGGIGGSNSTGGNGNTPGAGAGGGERANGGAGNRAGVQEPEDRYRSHILILTVFHHTYTVFP
- a CDS encoding GEVED domain-containing protein; this translates as MTNVTYAGINNNSGNVGVNAENTFYSYCNTASVTQGQTNTISITGRTYGANTFHIRAYFDWNQDGDFNDSDESYYVGVINATTDTQTTVSAPIATPITALTGTTRMRVIYQFSSDPSNPCSATSNYGQVEDYDVTIAAAPSCTTPTAQPTGLVLTPSGTSISGSFTAASPAPDSYLVVFNTTGTVPTPVDNTAYTIGNSINGSIVADNDSNTTFTIGGLDINTQYYVFVFSFNGICLNGPLYYTPSPLSGNTTTTSTLPTYCTPSTTNTITTRYIDDVSFLGTLNDTFNLNNGTNAGTPGYQDFTSLTPYTIQAQGEGVNVSVEANSRGRWKAWVDWNKDGDFADANEEVYDSNAATLTTTFGFVIPPTTIPGNYRIRIRIYNSFYGPPGNPTESYSYDFDSCETFDYNSSIGAYEYGEAEDYLFTVISSCGAYITSVTNGTICGSGTVDLSVTGSTGTTEYRWYANETGGTPIATTASGSWTTPSISSTTSYWVTAYNGSCESLVRTEVIANINPLPTLTFTPNNPQVCGENEIISLTASGDTEVVYLIDEDFESGGLGVFNNSFLVSNAAVNSQTAWQNHTSTYIPNGQTWYPAVSSGFGPNHFAFVTSDIGMNGGSYYTVDNVLVSPTVDSSTFLDLSLTFRMYYSRYFPDGNTTYDSIEYMQVQVSTNGGTSWNTVNGNIITDQGIGTRFADLNYDLSAYINQPNLKIRIRYYTSSWCDGAAVDDIKLFGTRPLNTAFDWVSALPIDAYQDAACTVSYTSGTPAVTVYIKPTLAQLEQSSYTFTVSAVLSNGCYASNDITITNNSKIWKGINGTNWSDSNNWSPVGVPTIDNCVIIPDTAIIDGSNYDAFAKNLTVKSTGDLDNLTNNTITVKEWVNVEAGGMFNLENASSLVQIDNIANTGDISMKRDVMIRKLDYVYWGSPVANFGLNNVSPGTIGSKYKWLPTIVSNLNGFGNWSLTSENMVTGKGYIVRGPDNYTTSLQNFTADFTGVPNNGDLTSPIERGAYDGADYSTGVSTTLATKDDDNWNLLGNPYPSALNANSFLAVNTNIAGFIKLWTHGTLPSSSTVDPFYQNYVQNYTVADYVTYNYLGASTPTFDGNIAAGQGFFVLMNHSGTAQSENVTFNNSMRSNSYRNDLFYRTTNNTASNIENKSRIWLDIVAPNNTASRTLVGYADNATNNIDRLYDAMALGVKTNFEIYSLCNNQRFSIQGRAPFNDQDTIPLGIKVNQNGIYSIAISTVDGLFTNNSQDIFLEDLTLGVIHDLRSAPYSFTSNSGTFDNRFVLRYTDPSQTLNTDTFSSDSLKVYANETIIIESDQEVRSVMIYDVLGKLLYSHNEFSDRQNISINSLSKSYSAIIVIVEIDDNSKATKKIIF